DNA sequence from the Verrucomicrobiota bacterium genome:
CCGCATCAGCAATTTCCGAAAAGTCTGCAACTGATAGACCACCTCCGGTTCCGACACTCACCAACAATCGATCCGCCTTCACCCGATCGATCCCAGCTGAGCGAAACGGGCACTCAAAGAGCGATTTCTTGAGAGCATCCAACCCTGCAGAATACGATACCCGACAGGTAGAGAAGTGCATCCGGTTGACATCCCCTTTCAAAGCCGAACGGAAGGTAGCCAGATCGACAGACATCGTTCCTGGCCGAAACATCGGACCCAACAACCCAAAAACGGCTCGACCAACCCAGCTATCGGAAACCTCGAAGAGCTGGTCTGCCCGATCCGACTCATTCGTCTCCTGAAAAAGGAGGTCATTGGGCAAAACAACGACGCAGTCCGAACCTCGCCGAACCTCGGACAAGGCGTTCTTAGCAACTTGAGACGGCCTCTTTCCTTCAAATTCAAAAGGGGTGGAAACGATTGAAACCGTCGGTGTTCCTGTTTCCCCGGCCATGCTGGCAACTGCCGGTAATGCCCCGGAAGCGAACCCTCGTCCCAGACATCCAACCAGGACGATCAGTCCATAACCGTGAAGGATATCTGATATCTGGTTTCGGTCACTGTCTGCAGCCAGCCGGCCCATTTCCTCATCGCCACCACAACCCAATCCTCTCATGAGGGCACGACCCAATCGGTAGGTTTCTAAGTCTATATACCTTTCAAGATCGCGGACATCGGTATCGAAGCCAAAAACGTCTACGCCATCTGGTTTCTCAAGTCGAAAACGGTCCACTACGCGAAGACCCCCTCCTCCAATTCCGACGACACAGGCGCGGGTGTGTTTGTCCTCTCTATTCCCTTCGTGCATCAAAGTGACTCAGCGAAACAATCGTGAAAACTTCTTCACGACGCCAGTGGACTTTTGCCTACTCTGGTAGCCCATCCGATCGGTCTGCCCCTCAAGCGCGTAGTGCAGGACCCCCAACACCGTGCTGAATTCGACTCCCCGCAGCTCATCGGCAACCCATTCAGGATTCTCGGCGACGCGAGACGGGAAGCCAAACACCCGTTCGGCAAGAGAACTACAACGCTGAAGCCTCGCTCCTCCTCCCGTCAATAATGACCTAACGGCCCCGGACTTTAACTCCGACTGCCCGCACTCCGATCGAATCAGTTCAAAGAGCTCCTCCATCCTCACCTCCAGAATGCGATTGATGGAAGACGCGTACAACGACTTGTCGCCGATCTTCAAATCTCCATAGAGATGGTGGGTCCTCCCCTTGTCTTCCGGTAAAACGGTCGCGGATCCGTGCTTGATCTTAAGGTCTTCAGCACCATCACGAACAATCCGTAGCCCCACCGACAGATCGTTCGTTAGATGTTCTCCACCCACTGGAATCGAACCTGTCCTGACAATACAGCCCTTACGGTAAAACGCATAATCGGTTGTTCCACGGCCGAGATCGACAACCAAACAACCCGCTTTCTTCTCTTCCTCAGTCGCGACCATGCAGGCAGATGCTACACTGGCTACGATCACATCTTCCACTTTGATGTTTTGACTGTTTACCACGTGGATATGCTCCGCGACAGCTTGCGCGTCACCATGGAGAAGCCAATACGTCACTCCCAGTTCCTCCCCTTCGAAACCGACTGGGTTCTCAATCAACCTGCCGTCCAGCAAATAATGGTTCCGGATGAAGTGTATGAACAAACGATCTGCCGAAATCTCTTTTCCCTTTGCCTCCGCATTGACCCGATCTACATCCGAGACGGCGACCCGATTATCCGGGCTGCGAACGCGAGTGGTGGCAGGATGAGAAAGACCTTCAAGATGGGGTCCGGCAACAGCGAGGTAGGCACTTTCAATATTGGCCCCGGCACTCTGCTCGGCCAGATCCAATGCTTCACCCACCCGATCACTTGCCTCTCGAAAATTAACAACCCGACCTTTAGTGACTCCACTTGATTCGACCTGACTACGCCCGATAATGTTCAGGCTCTCATCGTCAAAGATCTCGCCAACAAGAACTTTGACCTCCTCGCTGCCAATTTCGATCGCTGCAACAACCCTTCCTGACATTTACCGCGATTTCTTACAGAGAGGACCTCTTTTGTCCACGGCGGATTCGACTGCAAAGAGTCCCGAGCGCTCGATCCCGTTGATCATGATCCTCGGTTTCCACCCCAACTATCGAAAACCGGCACAGACTCATCGAAGCGAAGATCCACTCTGCTTAGCTTGTCGTATCCCTGGTCCCGAGTCAGGGTAATGATATCCTGGAGCCTCAGCAATTGTTCAGAGAATTCATCAGTTCCAAAAAGAATTTCGCTTACATTCGTCGCTCGCACACGGATTGCGGAAAAAGAAGCTGCAGGGTCCGCGTCGTACAGTGAAAGATCAACGATTCTCCATGATCCGAATAGATCCGGGAAAGAGGTCTGCGCGAGCTCCACGAGATCGGCAACACGCCGAAAGCCGGGGACCGGAGCATAACCACGAGGAGTCTCCACCAGACTGGTTCCTGTGACAAAGGGCATTCGCCGAACCTCACGGGCCTCACGCCCGATTCCTGGAAAAATGGTCCCATCACGGGCGACAAAAACTGTCTCAGCGGTATTTCCCTCTCCCTGAACACGAAGCCTCAAAACCGGACGATGTTCGACAATTCGAACTTGAAGGGTTTCCGGGAACTTTCGTCGAACGACACAACTTTGGACTTGCGGATGAGATTCGATCTGTTCGCGCAGACGAAAGATATCCGTCTGCAATAGAGATGCCCCTTCAACCAGATCCAGCCGATCAAGGAGCCAATCTTTGCTAAGTGACCCGTCCGTCTCGAACGAGATCTGCTCGATCGTGAACTCAGGCCCAGAGCCGAGGATTCGCTCAGGTTCGAATAGGAGCAAATACGACAAGAAAATTAAAGCTACGGAGAAACAGACAGCCCCGGCCCAAACAATAAAAGTCTTTCCCTTGCCTCTTCTTCGGGCAGCGGGAGGCCGCGCCACATTCTGCTGAATACTTTTCCAAGACCGGACACGGGCCGGGCCTGAAGAACTAGGCCTGCGACGACTCATGTCTCGCGAAGTTGAAATCTATCCAACGCTGGGCTCACCATCTCTAAAACAAGATCCTCGAAAGAAAGACCGCGACAGGAAGCACTTTTTGGAAGAAGACTTTCAGAGGTAAGCCCCGGTAACGAATTGATCTCGAGAAACACCGGTCCCGATTCACCCAGCCGAAAGTCGACCCTTGCAAAGTCACGGCACCCACAGGCCGTAAAGACGGCCTCAGCGGAGTTTCGTATGGAGGATTCTTCTGAGGAGGACAATACCGCCGGCGCACGATAAACCGTCTTTCCTGAGGTATACTTATGAGTGTAGTCGTATACTCCTCCATCGGGAATGATTTCTACAATTCCCATTGCGGAACCATTGAGGACTCCAACCGAAAGTTCTCTTCCCTCAATATAGGTCTCGAAAAGCCAGCGGCGCTCGGTGAGGCTTGAAAGACATTCCTCCAACTCGGCCAACCCGTTTACGATGGAAAGGAAGGCACTACTACCTGAATCCACCGGCTTAATGACCACCCGAGGTCCGAGCTTCTCAACGATCTCTCTTGCAGTGGGGATATCGGATTTCGAAAAAACCAACCCCTTTGCACCCGGAACGCCCATTTCAGCCGCACGGGCTTTCGAGAGTGCTTTATCCATACAGACAGAACTCGAATCGGAGTCAGACCCAACGTAGTCGAAATCCGCGTCTTCCAGAAGTTTCTGCAACTTGCCGTCTTCTCCAAATTCACCGTGAAGTGCCGGAAACACTACGCCCTTTTTCGGATTCATCCCGTCAGGCAAAGAAGCTTCGGTGACCTCGATGCCAACTACCCCTTCCCGATTTCCAAGACAATCTAGCACACTTTTCCCAGACCTAAGTGAAACCTCTCGTTCCGGTCCAACACCACCGTAGAGAACAAATATTTGGGGCATTTCTCTGTTCATGGCCCAGCCTCCCGATTCATCGATAATGGTGGAAGGGGCTCTATGAATCCATGCCGGCCGACAAATTTTACCTCTGGTTCCAACGTAACTCCAGTCTCCTCCCAAACCTTTTGCCGGACGGCCGCCATCAATTCCACCATTTCCAATGCACTCGCATCAACCTGGGGAGTTGCGAAGTTCGCATGTTTCTCAGAGATCATCGCTCCACCTACGGAGAAGCCCTTAAGGCCTGTAAGATCGATCAGTCGACCCGCAGAATCCCCGTCGGGATTTCGGAAAAGACAACCTGCACTCGGCCCACCTGGCTGGGCCAAACGACGGCGCAAGGCATAATCTTTCATTTCACTCCTGATAGCTTCCGGACTCTCTCTTCCCAGGGGTTTCAAAACTGCCTGAATTATGCAGAGCCCCTCCAACTGAGGGCAAGACCGATACCCGAAATCAAGAGATTTGCGGGAAAGGCTGATTCTCTTTCCTGTTTTATCCAGAGTATCCACCCGAACCACCCGGTCACCAATCCAGCCACCCATTGAGCCAGCATTCATCCGAAGTGCTCCTCCGACCGTTCCCGGAATTCCTTCACCAAACGAGAATCCGCTCAACCCCTCTCCAGCGGCCCAGCGAGCCAATCTGGGAAGGGCCAGCCCTGCTCCCAAGACCACTTCCCCGGTCTCCTCGTGGTAAGCAACCTTCTCCCACGGACTTCCAGCGAGGTGAATTGCAAGCCCTTCGAAGCCTTCGTCCGTTACAAGGATGTTCGAGCCATTTCCCAGATAAACGATAGGCAACTCCAAAAGACGGGCCGTCCGCAATAACCACCCTAGCTCTGCTACACTACCGGGACGCGCCAGAATCGAGGCATTTCCCCCTAATCTCATCGTGGTGTAGGGAGCCAAGGGTTGATCCTTTGTCATATCTGAGCTGCGAAGAACAGTCCTTCCCAGATCAACCAATGCATCGGTCCGTGACTTCGAATTGCTAAGCACCGCCTGAAGAGGCGCCCAGTCGTTTGCGTCACCAGCGCCTACAAAGGCAAAAGTACCCTCACGTTTTGGAAAGTCATCCAGAAAACGGGCGTGACCCACACGAACACCTCGCTGCTCAAGCCCAGACCGAATCAGCGCGAGCGGATCCGTCTCCACATCCAGCGTCTCGCCCGCGCCGTAGATGGAATGCAGGTAAACTTCCGTTAAACCGGAAAGTGCCTCGACAAACTCGTCTACAAAACGAGTTGTCCGGCTAAACCGGTGCGGCTGAAAAAAGACCCGAAGCGGCTGAGGCAAGTCCTGTGCGTCCAACCATGCGAGAAAAGCCGACACCTCGCGCGGATGGTGTGCATAGTCCTCAACAACGGCAAACTCACGGTCCTTTCGATGAAAAGTCTGGCGTCTCCAGACTCCGGGAAAACCGTTCAGCGCCGAATCTGATAGATCCTGACCAGAGGCTACTCGATAGGCCGTCTCCGCTGCCGAAACGTTTCTTTTGAGAAAATTGCCCTGATTGGGAAAGTAGACTCGATCTCCGTCAAAATCCCAATCTGAAATCCAGTCTTTCTCATCATCATCGAGAGAGGTCAGGTCCGGTAGAATCAACGAACCAGTCGAACGTTCAGCCAAACGTTTCCAAGCTGCTCTCATTTGGCCTCGATCCTTATATCGATCCGTGTGGTCCCAGTCAAAATTCAGAAAGAGAGTCACCTCCGGCGAAAAACTCTCAATCGTTCCGTCGCTTTCATCGATCTCTGCGATCAGCCACTCCCTTCCCCCGTTACGGGAAGGCGTCAAGGCACCCTCGGGAAGACCGCCTACAACATAGTCTGCCGACCACCCTTCCCGCTCAGCAAGAAATGCCAATAGGGCACTTGTAGTTGTTTTACCATGACTTCCTGCAACAGCCATCAATCGATAATCTCTGGCAAGTTCAGCTAGAAGCTCCCCTCTTCGGATCACTGGAATATCAAGCCCTTTGGACTCCAGCTCTCTGTACAACCAATGCCCTGGGAGTATTGCGCTTGAAACCACAATTCGGTCCAGTCCGTCGGGAATCGCAAAGAGTTCACTGATCTCGACCCCAGCGTCCTCCAAAAGATGCTCCCCTCTAGGCGTAAGATTGTCATCAAAACCGGATACCCGAGCTCCGCCTGCCCTAGCAAACAAAGCAAGGGGAAGCATTCCCATGCCACCAATGCCGACGAAGAAGAGAGACTGACCAGAGAGACTCATGAATGTTCTTCAAGGCTTCTTTGTCCTTCGGCCAGAGACTCAAGATCATCAATGAGTTCCTTCTGCCGATTCAAGGTCTCCAACCGCGCCAGCTGAATGCGTATCTCCTCGAGTCTGGCCTCATCCCTCAGGAGACTTAGGACCACCTTCTCCAATTGATCGATTTCCTCCTGTACAAGAACAAGACAACCTCCTTCTTCGGAGAAATAGCGCGCATTGAATAGCTGGTGATCGTCCGCGGCAGAAGGAAACGGAACCAGAACTGAGGGAACCTTACACCGAGTCAATTCAGCGATAGAACCTGCTCCAGCCCGGGATATCACGAGGTCAGATGCCGAAAGCGCCTGCGGCATTTGATCACAAAAATCGATATTCAAGACCCTGTACGTCTCTCCGTCGACCGCCGTTATCGTCGGCGATTCATCCCGCCCCTTGGACAGCCCACGGATGCAAAGAATGTTCACGCCCTCGCCTAATAGTGCCGAACCCTTTTCGTCTACCCATTCGTTTAGAGAGCTAGCTCCCTGGCTGCCCCCAAAAACCGTTACAAGTAGACCCCTTTTTTCCAAACCCATTTCTTCTCGGGCCAACGCCTTATCGAGAACGCCGAAACCCTTTCGGAGGGGATATCCAAAGTCGCGAACCTTTTCTTCTGGATACCCGGGTAGAGACACTTTGGGCGGAAGGTAGATACGACAGGCAAAACGTTTCAGAAAGCGAATCGCCCGCCCCGGCACTCGATTAGCCTCATGCAAGACGACTGGTATTCCCCTAAGGCGGGCCGCAAAAACCACTCCAACCGAGAGAAACCCGCCAAAAGCCAACACGAGGTCTGGTTTCTCATTTCTAACGAAAGCAAGACCCTGCCTCAGGGATCGAACGAGTCCTATACAAAATCGAACGATCTCACGGGGCTTTTTTCCGAACGCGACTCCATCACTCCGAAAAAAACGGAGCGTCTCATGCTTTCGAATCAATCGCGAATCCACCTGCTTTCTGCTGATGACAAGTCCGCAATGATGGCCGCGGCTGACTAGTTCCTCGGCAACGGCAACTCCCGGAGCGAGGTGTCCTCCCGTTCCACCACAGGCGATCAGAAAGGTGCGGGCCATTTTTACTCTATTTCCACCGGACGTCGAATAACGGGTCCCTCCCAGTCACGAAAAGTACTTAATATAAACCCTGTAATTATTCCCATCACAACTAGGTTGGATCCCCCGTAGCTTAGAAAAGGAAGAGACATACCCTTTGTGGGCAGTAGACCCGTCACCACACCCATGTTGATCGTGGCCTGACCTATCACGAAAAGGAGGGCTCCGAAAACAAAAGTGAATTGAAACAAGTCCGGGGCCTTTCGGATCTGGGAGAGCGCAAGAACCGTGAAGAGAACGAAAAGCAAAACCACCCCTCCTGTGGCGAAGAACCCAAGCTCCTCACCCACAACTGCAAAAATGAAATCCGTATGCGCCTCCGGAAGAAAACTCAGATGCTGGCGACCACGGCCAGGGCCAGCACCATCCATCCCGCCTACGCTAAAGCCAAGAATGCCCTGCCACAGCTGATAGCCACCGTCGGTTCGATGGCCTTCAGGATCGAGGAACGAAGTTACGCGCTCCAGCCGTTCCGGATCTCGCAGGACCAAAATGGTAAATCCCACCACCGAAGCACAACCAGCAAGCAAAAGCCCTCCAAACGGAGTCCCCGCAGCAAGAAGGATTGCACCCGCAACAGCCATGTAGAGAACCGTTGTTCCCAAATCAGGTTCGAGAATCAGAAGGACAGCAAACGGTGCCACGAGGGCTGCAGGGACAAGAAAACCGGGTAGAAAATGGTCCATTTGGCGCCCATTTCTCGCCACATACCAAGCCAGCAGACAAAGGAAGCCAATCTTGGCAAATTCCGAGGACTGGAGTCGCATCGGACCCAAGTCAATCCACCGTCGGGCAGCATTCACCTCAATTCCAATTCCGGGAACCAAGACCACAACCAAAAGAACGATTGAAGCAACTACACCCGGGAGGACCAGCCTCCGCAATCGTGATACGCCGCAAAAAAATGCCGTCCCGCCCGCAATAATCGCCAGAAAAAACCAAACCAGCTGTCTCGCAAAATAGGTCCCAAGGAAACGGTCGGAGGATCCTCCTGCGCTGAAAAGCACGGTAAGCCCGACCGAAGTAAGTGCGAGGACACAGAGGATAAGCAACCACCCCCGGATTGGAAATCTCCCGATGTTCTGCCAGCTACTGCTCAAAGGATTGCCCACCAAGTGGCAATGGCAGCTAAGGCGACCGAAGGCGCTTTAAAAAAACCTACGAAACCGCAATCTGCCACATCTGGAAAACCCGACTCGGAATCCAATCAGTCTTCCTCGGATTCGGACCGTTCAACCGGCACTTCCTCCACATCGTCAAAGTCGGCAAAGATCTCTTCACCGAAGCCTTCTTCGTCGGTAACCGTCTCCGGCTCAACGAGATTCGCCCCGGAAGCAGGAATGATCTCAGGAGCGGTTTGAGCAGCGTCCTCAGGAGCATTGATTGTTTCCACGGATCGAACGGGCTCTGGAATAGGAACGACCGTCTGATCGGAGGGGACAATGACAGGGCCAGTAGCAAAACTCTTAGACCCCAAGGCCGCTGGCTTTACCTTTATCTGCGAACCGGCCCTGAGACTCCTTGGATTACTGATTCCATTGGCCGCGAGAATTTCATCAACCGTCATACCATATTGATTCGCAATTCCCGAAAGGGTTTGGCCAGGCAATACTTCATGAACGGCAGAGTATTCGGACAAGTCAATGTCCTCTGCGGTTATTGGTGTAGGCTCGTCATCGACAATGATCTCTCCGGGGACGATCAGCTTTTGACCAATACGAATCCGGTCGCCGGTCATATTGTTGAGCGCCTTGATTCGGGAGACCGAAGTACCCGCACGAACCGCAATCTCGGATAGCGTGTCCCCTCGGCGCACCTCATAGATAGAGGTCCCATCGATTGAAGGAGGAGTCTCTTCAGCCGGTTGAGCGGGCAAGTCACCGTAGCCGGAAGGCACCAGAATTTCCTGACCCAATCTCAGCTGGCTATTACGATCCATACCGTTGGCTTCCAAAAGGGTAGCAAAAGGAACGTTGTATTCTTTGGAAAGACCCCAGAGGGTGTCGCCGCTTTGGACAGTGTAAGGGACGTATCCGGAGAATGGCGCAGGTTCAACAGGCGCAAATCCAGCGTTCAAATCGGGATTAAAGAGAGGCTCTGATGGTTCCGGACCGAAGGAAACCACTTCTTCTGTGGGAGGTGCTCCTGCTGGACGGGTCGGCTGAGCCCGGGCGCGGTTCGGATCTCCAATATAACCCGGACTGTAGTTTAGGTCGACATCAGGCGAATCGACAGGCAGACCCTGCTCCTGCGCAAGCACTTCACGTGGAACCTGGACGCTCTGCTTCTCCCGACGATGCTCTTCCCATTGCCGATCAATTGCCTGACACCCCGGTTGAAGAAGAAACGCTCCGACCAGAAGGAAGTGGCCAAAGGCGACGAGACTGAAAACTTTCAAAGACTTCATTACACCTACGTGATAAGACTCTCCATTTTAAGTCGTAAGGAGCAAACGTTAATTTTTGTTTTTTCCGGTCATCAACCCTCTGACAACCAATAGTGGAGGGTATAAAATCTCAGGACTGAGATCCAGTCCTCAGGCCATCAACTAACTCCCGGAATTTGTCTCCCCGTTCCGAATATCCGGCAAACTGATCGAAGCTCGCGAATCCTGGACTCAGTAAAATAGTTCCTCCGCCACGTGAGTCCTCCAGCGCTGAGGAAAAAGCATTTTCCAAGGTCCCGGTGACGTAGACCGGAAGGCCGGCATCCTCCAACTTTTGCCCAAGTTCTGGCCCGATACTTCCGAAAACGTAGCCCGATTCACATCGTTTCGCTAGGTCGCCGGAGAACCGCTCAAGATCTCCGCCCTTCGAAAGACCACCTCCTATCCAATAGATCGGAGGATCGGCCTCTTCACAGGATGCGAGCACCGCGTGGAAGTTCGTTGCCTTCGAGTCATTGATAAAACGAACGCCGTCAATCACTCCCAAGTCCTCTTGGCGATGGGCGGAAGGCGAGAATGAGTCCGAAGCTGCCCTAAGGACAGCTAAGTCACGGCCGGTATCCAACCAAAACGCTTCAGCAAGACCATACAATTGGGAAAACGGATGGCGGGCGAACTGGCCTCCCCCGCCATTCGACGGTGATCCGGAGACCCATCGGATATCCTTGGGAAGCACAACACCGAATGCATACGCCGTCTCTTGCAACGAAGCAGGTGCGTAGACAACCGGAGCGTTTTCCACCAGCTTCCATTTTGCTTTGAAGTAACCGGCGAGAGAGGAGTGCCAATCGAGGTGGTCCTCCGCAAAATTTGTCCAGAAAGCGAAGTCTGGATGTGGATCTACCCAATCGTGAAGTTGAAACGAACTGGTTTCACAAACTGCCCAGTCCTCGTTCCTTCCCTCCTCTACGATGGAGCTCAGGGGGGTCCCAATATTCCCACAGGCAAGCGCCCGTTCGCCGTTTGCCAAAAGCGCGCTCTCCAAAAGCTGGGTGAGCGTCGTTTTACCATTAGTCCCGGTGATGCAGATCAGCTTTCCGGGCCAGAAAGAAGCCGCCAGTTGAATCTCCGCAATCAATTCAACTCCACTTTCCCTCGCAGCTTTCCTCCAAGAATGGTCTGGATGAAAACCAGGACTAACGACTCCCCATTGCCACTCCTTTGCTTTCGGATCAAACGTAAGGTGCGCGCCTTCCCGTCCTTTCTCGT
Encoded proteins:
- a CDS encoding UDP-N-acetylglucosamine--N-acetylmuramyl-(pentapeptide) pyrophosphoryl-undecaprenol N-acetylglucosamine transferase, with the translated sequence MARTFLIACGGTGGHLAPGVAVAEELVSRGHHCGLVISRKQVDSRLIRKHETLRFFRSDGVAFGKKPREIVRFCIGLVRSLRQGLAFVRNEKPDLVLAFGGFLSVGVVFAARLRGIPVVLHEANRVPGRAIRFLKRFACRIYLPPKVSLPGYPEEKVRDFGYPLRKGFGVLDKALAREEMGLEKRGLLVTVFGGSQGASSLNEWVDEKGSALLGEGVNILCIRGLSKGRDESPTITAVDGETYRVLNIDFCDQMPQALSASDLVISRAGAGSIAELTRCKVPSVLVPFPSAADDHQLFNARYFSEEGGCLVLVQEEIDQLEKVVLSLLRDEARLEEIRIQLARLETLNRQKELIDDLESLAEGQRSLEEHS
- a CDS encoding D-alanine--D-alanine ligase, which translates into the protein MPQIFVLYGGVGPEREVSLRSGKSVLDCLGNREGVVGIEVTEASLPDGMNPKKGVVFPALHGEFGEDGKLQKLLEDADFDYVGSDSDSSSVCMDKALSKARAAEMGVPGAKGLVFSKSDIPTAREIVEKLGPRVVIKPVDSGSSAFLSIVNGLAELEECLSSLTERRWLFETYIEGRELSVGVLNGSAMGIVEIIPDGGVYDYTHKYTSGKTVYRAPAVLSSSEESSIRNSAEAVFTACGCRDFARVDFRLGESGPVFLEINSLPGLTSESLLPKSASCRGLSFEDLVLEMVSPALDRFQLRET
- a CDS encoding putative peptidoglycan glycosyltransferase FtsW — encoded protein: MLILCVLALTSVGLTVLFSAGGSSDRFLGTYFARQLVWFFLAIIAGGTAFFCGVSRLRRLVLPGVVASIVLLVVVLVPGIGIEVNAARRWIDLGPMRLQSSEFAKIGFLCLLAWYVARNGRQMDHFLPGFLVPAALVAPFAVLLILEPDLGTTVLYMAVAGAILLAAGTPFGGLLLAGCASVVGFTILVLRDPERLERVTSFLDPEGHRTDGGYQLWQGILGFSVGGMDGAGPGRGRQHLSFLPEAHTDFIFAVVGEELGFFATGGVVLLFVLFTVLALSQIRKAPDLFQFTFVFGALLFVIGQATINMGVVTGLLPTKGMSLPFLSYGGSNLVVMGIITGFILSTFRDWEGPVIRRPVEIE
- a CDS encoding LysM peptidoglycan-binding domain-containing protein — protein: MKSLKVFSLVAFGHFLLVGAFLLQPGCQAIDRQWEEHRREKQSVQVPREVLAQEQGLPVDSPDVDLNYSPGYIGDPNRARAQPTRPAGAPPTEEVVSFGPEPSEPLFNPDLNAGFAPVEPAPFSGYVPYTVQSGDTLWGLSKEYNVPFATLLEANGMDRNSQLRLGQEILVPSGYGDLPAQPAEETPPSIDGTSIYEVRRGDTLSEIAVRAGTSVSRIKALNNMTGDRIRIGQKLIVPGEIIVDDEPTPITAEDIDLSEYSAVHEVLPGQTLSGIANQYGMTVDEILAANGISNPRSLRAGSQIKVKPAALGSKSFATGPVIVPSDQTVVPIPEPVRSVETINAPEDAAQTAPEIIPASGANLVEPETVTDEEGFGEEIFADFDDVEEVPVERSESEED
- the murB gene encoding UDP-N-acetylmuramate dehydrogenase → MSLSGQSLFFVGIGGMGMLPLALFARAGGARVSGFDDNLTPRGEHLLEDAGVEISELFAIPDGLDRIVVSSAILPGHWLYRELESKGLDIPVIRRGELLAELARDYRLMAVAGSHGKTTTSALLAFLAEREGWSADYVVGGLPEGALTPSRNGGREWLIAEIDESDGTIESFSPEVTLFLNFDWDHTDRYKDRGQMRAAWKRLAERSTGSLILPDLTSLDDDEKDWISDWDFDGDRVYFPNQGNFLKRNVSAAETAYRVASGQDLSDSALNGFPGVWRRQTFHRKDREFAVVEDYAHHPREVSAFLAWLDAQDLPQPLRVFFQPHRFSRTTRFVDEFVEALSGLTEVYLHSIYGAGETLDVETDPLALIRSGLEQRGVRVGHARFLDDFPKREGTFAFVGAGDANDWAPLQAVLSNSKSRTDALVDLGRTVLRSSDMTKDQPLAPYTTMRLGGNASILARPGSVAELGWLLRTARLLELPIVYLGNGSNILVTDEGFEGLAIHLAGSPWEKVAYHEETGEVVLGAGLALPRLARWAAGEGLSGFSFGEGIPGTVGGALRMNAGSMGGWIGDRVVRVDTLDKTGKRISLSRKSLDFGYRSCPQLEGLCIIQAVLKPLGRESPEAIRSEMKDYALRRRLAQPGGPSAGCLFRNPDGDSAGRLIDLTGLKGFSVGGAMISEKHANFATPQVDASALEMVELMAAVRQKVWEETGVTLEPEVKFVGRHGFIEPLPPLSMNREAGP
- the ftsA gene encoding cell division protein FtsA, translating into MSGRVVAAIEIGSEEVKVLVGEIFDDESLNIIGRSQVESSGVTKGRVVNFREASDRVGEALDLAEQSAGANIESAYLAVAGPHLEGLSHPATTRVRSPDNRVAVSDVDRVNAEAKGKEISADRLFIHFIRNHYLLDGRLIENPVGFEGEELGVTYWLLHGDAQAVAEHIHVVNSQNIKVEDVIVASVASACMVATEEEKKAGCLVVDLGRGTTDYAFYRKGCIVRTGSIPVGGEHLTNDLSVGLRIVRDGAEDLKIKHGSATVLPEDKGRTHHLYGDLKIGDKSLYASSINRILEVRMEELFELIRSECGQSELKSGAVRSLLTGGGARLQRCSSLAERVFGFPSRVAENPEWVADELRGVEFSTVLGVLHYALEGQTDRMGYQSRQKSTGVVKKFSRLFR
- a CDS encoding FtsQ-type POTRA domain-containing protein — encoded protein: MSRRRPSSSGPARVRSWKSIQQNVARPPAARRRGKGKTFIVWAGAVCFSVALIFLSYLLLFEPERILGSGPEFTIEQISFETDGSLSKDWLLDRLDLVEGASLLQTDIFRLREQIESHPQVQSCVVRRKFPETLQVRIVEHRPVLRLRVQGEGNTAETVFVARDGTIFPGIGREAREVRRMPFVTGTSLVETPRGYAPVPGFRRVADLVELAQTSFPDLFGSWRIVDLSLYDADPAASFSAIRVRATNVSEILFGTDEFSEQLLRLQDIITLTRDQGYDKLSRVDLRFDESVPVFDSWGGNRGS
- the murD gene encoding UDP-N-acetylmuramoyl-L-alanine--D-glutamate ligase, translating into MDWAGREVPVLGAGMSGKAAAALLRSQNARPILFDEKGREGAHLTFDPKAKEWQWGVVSPGFHPDHSWRKAARESGVELIAEIQLAASFWPGKLICITGTNGKTTLTQLLESALLANGERALACGNIGTPLSSIVEEGRNEDWAVCETSSFQLHDWVDPHPDFAFWTNFAEDHLDWHSSLAGYFKAKWKLVENAPVVYAPASLQETAYAFGVVLPKDIRWVSGSPSNGGGGQFARHPFSQLYGLAEAFWLDTGRDLAVLRAASDSFSPSAHRQEDLGVIDGVRFINDSKATNFHAVLASCEEADPPIYWIGGGLSKGGDLERFSGDLAKRCESGYVFGSIGPELGQKLEDAGLPVYVTGTLENAFSSALEDSRGGGTILLSPGFASFDQFAGYSERGDKFRELVDGLRTGSQS